The Brenneria rubrifaciens genome has a window encoding:
- the galR gene encoding HTH-type transcriptional regulator GalR, producing MATIKDVARLSGVSVATVSRVINDSPKASSASRDAVHKAMAELQYHPNANASALAHQRAKTLGIVVADVSDPFFGAMVKSVEHFAQTTGKFLLIGNGYHNADREKKAIEQLIRHRCAGLVVHAKMIPDQELAALMGHIPDMVLINRTLPGYDSRCVALDDRYGAWLSARHLIQEGHQKIGFLCSDHQISDAFDRLQGYIDALHEHGIAPDERLIARASPDESGGESAMTELLSRGGNMTAIVCYNDAMAAGALSVLSDNSISVPQDMSVVGFDDVLLARYLRPRLTTIHYPVTAMAMHAAELAVALSEGTPHPKTTNIFIPTLVRRHSVGAPPQNKR from the coding sequence ATGGCAACAATAAAGGATGTCGCTCGTCTATCAGGCGTCTCCGTTGCGACGGTTTCCCGGGTCATCAATGACTCCCCGAAAGCCAGCAGCGCTTCACGCGACGCCGTGCATAAAGCAATGGCGGAGTTACAATATCATCCCAATGCAAATGCAAGCGCCCTTGCCCACCAACGTGCTAAAACGCTTGGCATTGTGGTCGCAGATGTTTCCGATCCCTTCTTCGGCGCCATGGTAAAATCCGTGGAGCATTTCGCGCAGACGACAGGAAAATTCCTGCTCATCGGTAATGGCTATCACAATGCCGATCGGGAGAAAAAGGCGATCGAGCAGTTGATTCGTCATCGCTGCGCCGGATTGGTGGTGCACGCCAAGATGATTCCCGATCAGGAACTGGCGGCGTTAATGGGGCATATTCCTGACATGGTGTTGATCAATCGTACGCTGCCGGGTTATGACTCTCGTTGTGTCGCGTTGGATGACCGCTACGGTGCGTGGCTATCCGCCCGCCATTTGATTCAGGAGGGACATCAGAAAATCGGTTTTCTCTGCTCGGACCACCAGATTTCCGACGCATTCGATCGTCTGCAAGGCTATATCGATGCCTTACATGAGCACGGTATCGCGCCGGATGAACGCCTGATTGCACGGGCATCACCGGATGAGTCGGGCGGCGAATCAGCGATGACCGAATTGCTCAGCCGCGGCGGGAATATGACGGCAATAGTGTGCTACAACGACGCGATGGCGGCCGGCGCCCTGTCGGTGCTGAGCGATAACAGTATCAGCGTGCCGCAGGATATGTCCGTGGTGGGGTTTGATGATGTCCTGCTCGCCCGTTATCTGCGCCCGCGGTTAACCACCATACATTATCCGGTTACAGCGATGGCCATGCACGCGGCGGAGCTGGCCGTGGCGCTCTCCGAGGGGACGCCGCACCCAAAAACCACCAATATCTTCATCCCCACATTGGTTCGCCGCCATTCCGTCGGCGCGCCGCCGCAAAATAAAAGGTAG
- a CDS encoding NupC/NupG family nucleoside CNT transporter — translation MSLSHIAQFILALIVVAALALLVCQDRKSIRIRFIIQLLVVEILLAYFFLYSNIGLGAVKGVASLFDKLLEFAGQGTDFVFGDMVNSEKNLVSFFFKVLCPIVFISALIGILQYIKLLPIIIRLIGTVLSKVNGMGKLESFNAVSSLILGQSENFIAYKDILGKMSEKRMYTMAATAMSTVSMSIVGAYMSMLDAKFVVAALILNMFSTFIVLSLINPYTVDDEPELQLGNLHEGQSFFEMLGEYILAGFKVAVIVAAMLIGFIALIAAINAIFSAVFGVSFQETLGYAFYPLAWIMGIPSHEALQVGSIMATKLVSNEFVAMLELQKVADTLSPRSVGILSVFLVSFANFSSIGIIAGAIKGLNEQQGNVVSRFGLKLVYGSTLVSILSASIAGLVL, via the coding sequence ATGTCCCTATCCCATATTGCGCAATTTATTTTGGCGTTGATTGTGGTTGCAGCTCTCGCGCTACTGGTTTGCCAGGATCGTAAAAGCATCCGCATTCGTTTTATTATCCAACTGCTGGTTGTTGAAATTCTGCTTGCCTATTTTTTCCTCTACTCGAATATCGGGCTGGGTGCGGTAAAAGGGGTCGCGTCGCTCTTCGATAAACTGCTCGAATTCGCCGGTCAGGGAACGGACTTCGTCTTCGGTGATATGGTCAACAGTGAAAAGAACCTGGTTTCGTTCTTCTTCAAAGTGCTTTGCCCTATCGTCTTCATTTCCGCGCTGATCGGGATTTTGCAATACATCAAACTGCTGCCCATCATCATTCGCCTGATCGGTACGGTACTGTCCAAAGTGAACGGCATGGGGAAACTTGAATCTTTCAACGCCGTCAGTTCACTGATTCTCGGCCAGTCCGAAAACTTCATCGCCTACAAAGACATTCTGGGCAAGATGTCCGAAAAACGCATGTACACCATGGCCGCCACCGCCATGTCGACGGTTTCCATGTCCATCGTCGGCGCTTATATGTCCATGCTGGATGCCAAGTTCGTGGTTGCCGCACTGATCCTGAATATGTTTAGCACCTTTATCGTGCTATCACTTATCAACCCTTACACCGTGGACGACGAGCCAGAGCTTCAGTTAGGTAACCTGCACGAAGGGCAAAGCTTTTTTGAAATGCTGGGCGAATACATTTTGGCCGGTTTCAAGGTCGCGGTTATCGTTGCCGCCATGCTGATTGGCTTTATTGCCCTGATCGCCGCCATTAACGCCATTTTCAGCGCCGTCTTCGGCGTAAGCTTCCAGGAAACCCTCGGCTACGCGTTCTACCCGTTGGCCTGGATTATGGGTATTCCTTCCCATGAAGCCTTGCAGGTTGGCAGCATCATGGCGACCAAACTGGTTTCCAACGAATTCGTGGCCATGCTGGAACTGCAAAAAGTGGCGGATACCCTGTCGCCGCGCAGCGTGGGTATCCTGTCCGTGTTCCTGGTCTCTTTCGCCAACTTCTCATCGATCGGTATTATCGCCGGCGCGATTAAAGGTCTGAATGAACAGCAAGGAAACGTGGTTTCCCGCTTTGGCCTGAAGCTGGTTTACGGCTCAACGCTGGTGAGTATTCTTTCCGCGTCCATTGCAGGGTTGGTGCTGTAA
- a CDS encoding arginase family protein, translating to MKSKRQFDLWGIPFDGESTLGWPGSRYAPARVRECARWINMRIQQGKIYCLETDTEMDVGEQLLIDRGDVKVIPNDTLKTFAATCEAVSASIERGHVPIMIGGDDSLLFPVAKGVHDSLPGRIGIIHFDAHLDLMDESERQGRHSQSSGMRRSLELDRIAPTDCIQVCERHFNFPASGQFKHEHDLVHLSAREVLKLGPEATVERILDRVKHADHLFLSFDIDSVDPAYAPGAGAHEPGGISSDQALHMVAMLAQHCAAMAITEVNPTKDVGDMTSTLAAYLAFTFAVYGSQAQ from the coding sequence ATGAAAAGTAAAAGGCAGTTTGATTTATGGGGGATTCCGTTCGATGGCGAATCTACCCTGGGTTGGCCTGGTTCGCGTTATGCGCCTGCGCGAGTGCGTGAATGCGCGCGCTGGATCAACATGCGTATTCAGCAAGGGAAAATTTACTGCCTGGAAACCGATACCGAGATGGACGTCGGGGAACAACTGCTGATCGACCGGGGCGATGTGAAGGTTATCCCCAACGATACCCTGAAAACTTTCGCTGCCACCTGTGAAGCCGTCAGTGCCTCGATTGAACGTGGACACGTCCCTATCATGATCGGCGGTGACGACAGCCTGCTATTCCCGGTGGCGAAGGGCGTACATGATTCCCTGCCGGGGCGAATTGGCATTATTCACTTCGACGCGCACCTGGATTTGATGGATGAAAGTGAGCGGCAGGGGCGTCACAGCCAATCAAGCGGTATGCGCCGTTCACTGGAACTGGATCGTATTGCGCCCACGGATTGTATTCAGGTGTGTGAACGTCACTTTAATTTCCCCGCGTCAGGTCAGTTCAAGCATGAGCATGATTTAGTGCATCTTTCCGCCCGGGAAGTGTTGAAGCTGGGGCCGGAGGCGACGGTTGAACGTATTCTGGATCGGGTAAAACACGCCGATCATCTGTTCCTGTCATTTGATATTGATTCGGTCGATCCCGCTTATGCACCAGGCGCCGGTGCGCATGAACCCGGCGGTATCAGTTCCGATCAGGCATTGCATATGGTGGCGATGCTGGCTCAGCACTGCGCGGCAATGGCGATTACCGAAGTCAATCCGACGAAAGATGTGGGCGATATGACGTCGACGCTGGCCGCTTATCTGGCCTTTACTTTCGCGGTGTACGGCAGTCAGGCGCAATAG
- a CDS encoding ABC transporter permease, translating to MNWGVIAENFALYAHGAGLTLLLTFLSLGVGFFLSLALALARNGAPKAIRGVIALYTLIFRGTPLLIQLFLIYYGLAQFDLLRASVLWPWLSSPLVCVLLAFVLNTTAYTTEIFAGGLRHLPAGEIEAAKAFGMSSPVVVRRILLPAMLTRSLSLYGNETIMMLHATSLASTVTLMEITGVARNISLNYYIQFEPYVAAGVIYLILTLLLVAVFRYAEKRYAGYLKSPRG from the coding sequence ATGAACTGGGGCGTGATTGCCGAGAATTTCGCGCTGTATGCCCATGGCGCCGGGCTCACGCTGCTGCTGACTTTTTTATCGCTGGGCGTCGGTTTCTTCCTCTCACTGGCCCTGGCGCTGGCTCGTAACGGCGCTCCCAAAGCGATCCGTGGCGTGATTGCGCTGTATACCCTGATATTTCGCGGTACGCCGTTACTGATCCAGTTATTCCTGATTTACTACGGGCTGGCCCAGTTTGATCTACTGCGCGCCAGCGTACTGTGGCCCTGGCTATCCAGCCCGTTGGTCTGCGTATTGCTGGCGTTTGTGCTCAACACCACGGCTTATACCACGGAAATTTTTGCTGGCGGCCTGCGCCATTTGCCCGCCGGTGAAATCGAAGCGGCCAAAGCCTTTGGTATGTCGTCTCCTGTGGTGGTGAGACGCATTTTATTACCGGCGATGCTGACGCGTTCGCTTTCGTTATACGGCAATGAAACCATCATGATGCTGCATGCCACCTCGCTGGCAAGCACCGTCACGCTGATGGAAATCACCGGAGTGGCGCGCAATATCAGCCTGAATTATTACATTCAGTTTGAGCCCTATGTCGCCGCTGGCGTGATTTATCTGATTCTGACCTTGCTGCTGGTTGCCGTGTTCCGCTATGCCGAGAAACGTTATGCCGGCTATCTGAAGTCACCACGCGGCTAA
- a CDS encoding ABC transporter permease, whose product MSSDYFFMVLDAGWVTIQLALLALLLAVVLGLLCALGKQSGNRWLNYMIAPYTLLARGIPDLVLMLLVFYSLPALLNNIIGQLGGGHHLEFSPFMAGFITLGLIFGAYMTETFRYALMNIPYGEIEAAHAFGFSPFKTFCRIILPQMIRLALPGFTNNWLVLVKATALASLLGLEDIMFRAKGAAESTGQPFTFYLLAGGFYLAITLLSVLMLTWLGQRYALVVREAGQ is encoded by the coding sequence ATGTCAAGCGACTACTTCTTCATGGTTCTGGATGCAGGCTGGGTAACAATCCAACTGGCATTGTTAGCCCTGCTGTTGGCGGTGGTTCTCGGCCTGCTGTGCGCATTGGGTAAACAGTCCGGCAATCGCTGGCTGAATTATATGATTGCGCCCTATACCTTGCTGGCCAGGGGAATTCCGGATCTGGTGTTGATGTTGCTGGTATTTTATAGCCTGCCCGCATTGCTTAATAACATAATAGGGCAGCTTGGCGGTGGTCATCATCTTGAGTTCAGCCCGTTTATGGCGGGCTTTATCACTCTCGGCCTTATTTTTGGCGCCTATATGACGGAAACATTCCGCTACGCGCTGATGAATATTCCCTATGGTGAAATTGAAGCCGCCCATGCCTTCGGTTTTAGCCCATTCAAAACGTTTTGCAGAATTATCCTGCCGCAAATGATCCGCCTGGCGCTGCCCGGTTTTACCAATAATTGGCTGGTATTGGTGAAAGCCACCGCTCTGGCTTCCCTGCTCGGGCTGGAAGATATTATGTTCCGCGCCAAAGGCGCGGCGGAGTCGACCGGCCAGCCGTTTACCTTTTATTTGCTGGCCGGCGGTTTTTACCTGGCGATTACGCTGCTGTCGGTGTTAATGCTGACGTGGCTGGGGCAACGTTACGCGTTGGTTGTCCGGGAGGCGGGACAATGA
- a CDS encoding transporter substrate-binding domain-containing protein: MMKISKILLAIAALGLAGSVFAADGKVTIATDATFPPFESVDASGKLVGYDIDLAEAICQAAELECNIINAPWDGMIPGLINRKYDALISQLTVTEARRRVMAFSDIYQHPVFRFVARKGAITDTSPEGLKGKVIAVQTGTPMDAYVSKNYRQSIIKRYDGGSAPYLELTAGRADVHMSYEAQIVSSFLEKENGKNYALVGPRLTGKDAPEFGEGVAIAINKNNTALLNKINQGLAKVRADGQLDALNKKYFPAE; encoded by the coding sequence ATGATGAAAATATCAAAAATACTGTTGGCAATCGCGGCCCTGGGGCTTGCTGGCTCGGTTTTTGCGGCTGATGGGAAAGTGACTATCGCTACCGATGCGACATTCCCGCCGTTTGAGTCGGTGGACGCGTCAGGCAAGCTTGTCGGCTACGATATCGATCTGGCCGAAGCAATATGCCAAGCCGCCGAGCTTGAGTGCAATATTATCAACGCGCCCTGGGATGGCATGATCCCCGGCCTGATTAACCGCAAATACGATGCGTTGATCTCTCAACTGACGGTGACCGAGGCCCGCCGCAGGGTGATGGCGTTCAGCGATATTTATCAGCATCCGGTATTTCGTTTTGTGGCGCGTAAAGGCGCTATCACCGATACCAGCCCTGAAGGACTGAAGGGGAAAGTGATTGCGGTGCAGACCGGTACGCCGATGGATGCCTACGTATCAAAAAACTACCGGCAGAGCATTATCAAACGCTATGACGGCGGCAGCGCTCCCTATCTTGAGCTTACCGCAGGCCGTGCCGACGTGCACATGAGCTACGAAGCACAGATTGTCAGTAGCTTTCTGGAAAAGGAAAACGGCAAAAACTATGCGTTGGTCGGCCCGCGTCTGACCGGAAAAGATGCGCCTGAATTCGGTGAGGGAGTGGCGATCGCCATTAATAAAAACAACACGGCGTTGCTGAATAAAATCAATCAGGGGTTAGCCAAGGTGCGGGCCGACGGCCAGTTGGATGCGCTGAACAAGAAATACTTTCCTGCTGAGTGA
- a CDS encoding helix-turn-helix domain-containing protein, which translates to MSSVLPVSEFEKDQHTPAGADFNVGIRLRAIRKAKGMRIEDVAEQVGVSKSFISRLERNVAQASIATLLRVCEVVGITPSKLFDPPSTNFVPAGQGTPISLGGEKMREYLISGAGNEEMMVLLSEIDPLGGSGAEPYTLKAAADMVHVLSGSLEIVVEEQRYLLAKGDTLTFNPSLPHVWHNNSTTEICTAIWVIVPPPRGN; encoded by the coding sequence ATGTCCTCTGTACTTCCTGTGAGCGAATTTGAGAAAGATCAGCATACCCCTGCCGGCGCTGACTTCAATGTCGGCATACGTCTGCGAGCGATTCGCAAAGCGAAAGGTATGCGTATTGAGGATGTCGCTGAGCAAGTTGGCGTCAGTAAATCTTTTATCAGCCGCCTTGAGCGTAACGTGGCTCAAGCCTCCATCGCCACGTTGTTGCGTGTCTGCGAGGTGGTGGGCATTACGCCGTCAAAACTGTTTGATCCCCCTTCGACAAATTTTGTGCCTGCCGGTCAGGGAACCCCGATCAGTCTCGGTGGCGAAAAGATGCGGGAATATTTAATCAGCGGCGCCGGCAATGAAGAAATGATGGTGTTGTTGTCTGAAATTGATCCTCTCGGGGGGTCTGGAGCGGAGCCTTATACCCTGAAAGCGGCGGCGGATATGGTGCATGTTCTCAGCGGCAGCCTTGAGATCGTGGTTGAAGAACAGCGGTATTTATTGGCGAAGGGCGACACGCTGACGTTCAATCCTTCCTTGCCCCATGTCTGGCATAACAACTCCACCACGGAAATCTGTACCGCTATCTGGGTCATCGTGCCGCCCCCGAGGGGAAATTAA
- a CDS encoding MdtA/MuxA family multidrug efflux RND transporter periplasmic adaptor subunit yields MNAKRLSRLLIPIAAIIIAALLWRHVNQPQTTKNSGSRPAAMQTLPPVQVALTQSASVPYYLSGLGTVTAANTVTLRSRVNGELMALHFQEGQQVKAGDLLAEIDPRPFQVELTQAQGQLAKDQAALANARQDLSRYQQLVKTNLISRQELDAQTAQVRQAEGALKADEGAVASAELQLAYSKITAPISGRVGLKQVDAGNYITSSDTNGLVVITQTHPIDVVFTVPEGEIATILNAQKSEQPPIVEAWDRANQEKLSQGSLLSMDNQIDTTTGTIKLKARFENLDDALFPNQFVNIRMKVDTLQNAVIAPTAAVQMGNEGRFVWILNDKREVSKRLVTTSIQYGQQIVITAGLDANVQVVTDGIDRLTDGAKVEVLPSAQTEKTPVLTGEKS; encoded by the coding sequence ATGAATGCCAAACGCCTCTCACGTCTGTTAATACCCATTGCCGCCATCATTATTGCGGCCCTGCTGTGGCGTCACGTCAATCAACCCCAGACCACGAAAAATAGCGGCAGCCGACCTGCGGCCATGCAGACATTGCCGCCCGTACAGGTCGCGCTGACGCAATCGGCCTCAGTTCCCTACTACCTTTCCGGCCTCGGCACGGTGACCGCCGCCAACACGGTGACCCTCCGCAGCCGGGTGAACGGTGAACTGATGGCCCTGCACTTTCAGGAAGGTCAGCAGGTAAAGGCGGGGGACTTACTGGCCGAGATCGATCCGCGTCCTTTTCAGGTTGAACTGACTCAGGCACAGGGACAATTGGCGAAAGATCAGGCGGCGCTGGCAAACGCCCGTCAGGATCTATCCCGCTATCAGCAACTGGTAAAAACCAACCTCATCTCCCGCCAGGAGCTGGATGCGCAGACCGCGCAGGTGCGCCAGGCGGAAGGGGCGCTTAAAGCGGATGAAGGCGCGGTTGCCAGTGCGGAACTCCAGTTGGCCTACAGCAAGATTACCGCGCCAATCAGCGGCCGGGTCGGGCTAAAGCAGGTTGACGCAGGCAATTACATTACCAGCAGCGATACCAACGGGCTTGTCGTGATCACGCAAACCCACCCTATCGATGTGGTGTTCACCGTGCCGGAAGGCGAGATTGCCACCATTCTGAACGCGCAGAAATCAGAGCAACCGCCGATCGTCGAAGCCTGGGACCGCGCCAATCAGGAAAAGCTGTCGCAGGGCAGCCTGCTTAGCATGGACAACCAGATCGATACCACCACCGGCACCATCAAGCTCAAAGCACGCTTTGAAAATCTGGACGATGCGCTGTTTCCTAATCAGTTCGTTAATATCCGCATGAAGGTGGATACGCTGCAAAACGCCGTGATCGCCCCGACTGCCGCCGTGCAAATGGGGAACGAAGGACGTTTCGTCTGGATACTCAACGATAAGCGGGAAGTCAGCAAACGGCTGGTGACGACCAGCATTCAATACGGTCAGCAAATCGTGATTACCGCAGGTCTGGATGCCAACGTGCAGGTGGTGACCGATGGCATTGACCGCCTGACGGACGGGGCGAAAGTCGAGGTGCTGCCCTCGGCCCAAACAGAGAAAACACCGGTTCTCACCGGGGAGAAATCCTGA
- a CDS encoding MdtB/MuxB family multidrug efflux RND transporter permease subunit yields MPANAPASGGGPSRLFILRPVATTLLMVAILLAGIIGYRALPVSALPEVDYPTIQVVTLYPGASPEVITSAITAPLERQFGQMSGLKQMLTQSSGGASVITLQFQLELSLDIAEQDVQAAINAATNLLPTDLPYPPTYSKVNPADPPIMTLAVTSSAMPMTQVQDMVDNRIAQKISQVSGVGLVSLAGGQRPAVRVKLNAPALAAYGLTSETIRTAIAAANVNSAKGSLDGPTRSVTLSANDQMKSVEDYRQLIVAWRNDAPVRLRDVAIIEQAAENTHLAAWANRQQAIIINIQRQPGANVITTADSIRNMLPGLIASLPKSVDVVTLTDRTTNIRASVKDVQFELLLAIALVVMVIYLFLRNAVATLIPSIVVPLSLMGTFAALYFLGFSINNLTLMALTIATGFVVDDAIVVIENISRYIEKGEKPLNAALKGAGEIGFTIISLTFSLIAVLIPLLFMGDIIGRLFSEFAITLAVAILISAFVSLTLTPMMCARMLSPQSPHKQNRFTRASERFFTRLVEAYGRYLRIVLNHPWLTLGVALATLLMTILLYLWIPKGFFPVQDNSIIQGTVQAPQSVSFRNMADRQQQVTSIIMKDPAVQSVSSFVGVDGTNATLNSGRLQINLRPLNARSERIPDIIARLQQQTAQIPGIRLYLQPVQDLTIDTQISRTQYQFTLQTLSLDALSLWVPKLMAELQKLPQLQDVSSDWQDRAPVAFVNVNRDSASRLGITMSQVDNALYNAFGQRLISTIYTQASQYRVVLEHNTDNNAATNHNALDALNDVRLISSDGAAIPLSSIATIEARQGALAINRIDQFPASTISFNVNPDYSLGEAVDAITQAEQLMDLPADITTRFQGSTLAFQSALGSTVWLIAAAVVAMYIVLGVLYESFIHPVTILSTLPTAGVGALLALMVAGSELDVIAIIGIILLIGIVKKNAIMMIDFALAAEREQGMKPYDAIYQACLLRFRPILMTTLAALLSALPLMLSTGVGAELRQPLGICMVGGLVMSQILTLFTTPVIYLLFDSLSQHFRRVPRQGEETE; encoded by the coding sequence ATGCCAGCTAACGCGCCAGCCAGTGGCGGCGGCCCATCACGGCTTTTTATACTGCGTCCGGTCGCCACCACGCTGCTTATGGTCGCCATCCTGCTGGCGGGGATCATCGGCTACCGCGCACTGCCCGTTTCGGCCTTGCCGGAAGTCGATTACCCGACGATTCAGGTAGTCACACTTTATCCCGGCGCCAGCCCCGAGGTGATTACCTCGGCGATTACCGCGCCCTTGGAACGTCAGTTCGGTCAGATGTCCGGGCTGAAACAGATGTTGACCCAGAGTTCAGGTGGGGCGTCGGTCATCACCCTGCAATTCCAGTTGGAACTGTCGCTGGATATCGCGGAGCAAGATGTTCAGGCCGCCATTAATGCGGCAACCAACCTGCTGCCCACCGACCTGCCCTATCCGCCAACCTACAGCAAGGTGAATCCGGCCGATCCGCCGATCATGACGCTGGCGGTCACCTCCAGCGCCATGCCGATGACGCAGGTGCAGGATATGGTCGATAATCGCATCGCGCAGAAAATTTCGCAGGTGTCCGGCGTCGGTCTGGTTTCGCTGGCGGGCGGGCAACGTCCCGCCGTCCGGGTGAAACTGAACGCGCCCGCGCTGGCGGCTTATGGGCTCACCAGCGAAACGATTCGCACCGCCATCGCCGCCGCCAACGTCAATTCCGCGAAAGGCAGTCTCGACGGCCCGACGCGCTCCGTCACGCTGTCCGCCAACGATCAGATGAAATCCGTCGAGGACTATCGGCAACTTATCGTCGCCTGGCGTAACGATGCGCCGGTACGCCTGCGTGACGTCGCCATCATTGAGCAGGCTGCGGAAAACACCCATCTGGCTGCCTGGGCCAACCGCCAGCAGGCCATCATTATCAACATTCAGCGACAACCGGGCGCCAACGTCATCACCACCGCCGACAGTATCCGCAACATGTTGCCGGGATTGATCGCCAGCCTGCCGAAATCGGTTGATGTCGTCACGCTGACCGATCGCACCACCAACATCCGGGCGTCAGTCAAAGACGTACAGTTCGAGCTGCTGCTGGCAATCGCGCTGGTCGTGATGGTGATTTATCTGTTTTTGCGTAACGCCGTCGCCACGCTGATCCCAAGCATCGTGGTGCCGCTGTCGCTGATGGGCACCTTCGCCGCCCTCTATTTTCTCGGTTTTTCCATCAACAACCTGACGCTAATGGCGCTCACCATTGCCACCGGCTTTGTGGTGGATGATGCGATCGTGGTCATTGAAAACATCTCCCGCTACATCGAAAAAGGGGAAAAACCGCTCAATGCGGCGTTGAAAGGGGCCGGGGAAATCGGTTTTACCATCATCTCGCTGACATTTTCGCTGATAGCCGTGCTGATCCCGCTGCTGTTTATGGGTGACATTATTGGTCGTCTGTTCAGTGAATTCGCCATTACACTGGCCGTCGCCATTCTGATTTCAGCGTTTGTCTCGCTCACGCTCACCCCCATGATGTGCGCGCGTATGCTCAGCCCTCAGTCACCGCACAAGCAGAACCGTTTTACCCGCGCCAGCGAGCGATTCTTCACCCGGCTGGTGGAGGCTTACGGCCGTTATCTGCGTATCGTGCTGAATCACCCGTGGCTGACGCTGGGCGTCGCGTTAGCCACCTTGCTGATGACCATCCTGCTCTACCTGTGGATACCCAAAGGATTTTTTCCGGTACAGGACAACAGTATTATTCAGGGAACGGTGCAGGCGCCGCAGTCGGTCTCGTTTCGTAATATGGCCGACCGCCAGCAGCAGGTGACCTCGATCATCATGAAAGATCCGGCGGTGCAGAGCGTCTCCTCCTTCGTGGGCGTCGACGGCACCAATGCGACGCTCAACAGCGGCCGTCTACAGATCAACCTGCGACCGCTCAACGCGCGCAGCGAACGCATTCCCGACATCATTGCCCGGCTGCAACAGCAGACCGCCCAGATCCCCGGCATTCGGCTTTATTTGCAACCGGTTCAGGATCTGACCATCGATACGCAGATCAGCCGCACGCAATATCAGTTTACGTTGCAGACCCTGTCGCTGGACGCGCTAAGCCTGTGGGTGCCCAAGCTTATGGCGGAACTGCAAAAACTGCCGCAGTTGCAAGACGTCAGCAGCGACTGGCAGGATCGGGCGCCGGTCGCCTTTGTCAACGTCAACCGCGACAGCGCCAGCCGCCTGGGGATTACCATGTCGCAGGTTGACAACGCCCTGTACAACGCTTTCGGTCAGCGCCTGATTTCCACGATTTATACCCAGGCCAGCCAGTATCGCGTGGTGCTGGAACACAATACGGACAATAACGCCGCCACCAACCACAACGCACTGGACGCGCTGAACGACGTGCGGTTAATCAGCAGCGACGGCGCCGCCATTCCGCTCAGCAGTATCGCGACCATAGAGGCGCGTCAGGGCGCGCTGGCGATCAACCGCATCGATCAATTTCCCGCCAGCACGATCTCCTTTAACGTCAACCCCGACTACTCGCTGGGAGAGGCCGTGGACGCCATCACGCAGGCAGAGCAGTTAATGGATCTGCCCGCGGATATCACCACCCGTTTTCAGGGCAGTACGCTGGCGTTTCAGTCGGCGCTGGGCAGCACGGTCTGGTTGATCGCGGCGGCCGTGGTCGCCATGTATATTGTGCTTGGCGTGCTGTATGAAAGCTTCATCCACCCGGTGACCATTCTCTCAACCTTGCCCACCGCCGGGGTCGGCGCTTTGCTGGCGCTGATGGTGGCAGGCAGCGAACTGGATGTGATTGCCATTATCGGCATCATTTTATTGATCGGCATCGTGAAGAAGAACGCCATCATGATGATCGACTTCGCGCTGGCCGCCGAGCGGGAACAGGGGATGAAACCCTATGACGCCATCTATCAGGCTTGTCTGCTGCGTTTTCGACCGATCCTGATGACCACGCTGGCGGCCTTGCTCAGCGCCCTGCCGCTGATGCTGAGCACCGGCGTGGGCGCGGAGTTACGCCAGCCGCTAGGGATCTGTATGGTTGGCGGTCTGGTGATGAGCCAGATTCTGACCCTGTTCACCACGCCGGTGATTTATCTGCTGTTTGACAGCCTGTCGCAACATTTCCGCCGCGTGCCGCGTCAGGGGGAAGAAACCGAGTGA